One Argentina anserina chromosome 6, drPotAnse1.1, whole genome shotgun sequence genomic window, GCAGTGTAAACATGCCCTGGTCTTGCATATTTATGTTACATATTTACACTACACATCCATATTTTCTCTTCACTCAAAAACCTAAACTTGAACCCGAATATAGATCAAATTCGGCTATTTCTTCCTTAAACTTGTACCTAGTTCACTACATAACATTTGGTGATTACTGGGAAGTGTGTCACAAAAGGTAAAATTGGCCAAACTTTTTGGAGGGCAAAAAAGTGAGATAATGGAAGGCAGCAGGAAGGGTAAAAATGTTCGTGCGCTAGGTAGATTAAGTTCGCCTCACCCATTTGTCTACTCTCTCTCTGTTCTTTCTCAGTTTGGTCTATCTCTTGAGTCTTAGTTCCCTTTTTATGGAGACTCCGTGATTTGTTTGTTCTCTCCGCCAGttattcacaaaagttgtttGGTTCCCGCATTTGGTAAGTCTTCAGAACTGAATtagattgaatttttttttcggttggTTAAGATCGATTGTGGATTAATCCTATGTTGGGGTTTCCATCAGCAAACTCGATTTTACGAGGCATTAGACTACTACTGTTGACCTTGAAACaccatatatataagcatttgATAATATTACGTTGGACATTTATTGAAAGGGAAAAACGAATACATGATTTCAGTAGAATCTCATATACGTTTATGTTGGTGTCAGAACTCAATTGGGGCATGAATTAGTGTTTAATTGATATTCTTAGTAGTCAATCACCAACTTTTATATTATGGATCGATACTTATATATCAATTTGAATGCATCTATATCGGTCTTGGTACTTCGAGTTTGATTTTCACCGTTGTTGCCGGGTCTCTTTTGTTTGCATGATTCTGTTTTGTTGTGATTACACAAAATTTGAGTTCTTTTACTTGGTTTGGTGTTCTACTGTAGGGATCCACCTGTGATGGTCATTTTTCAACTGTGAGTTTGATTCGAGAGTATTGATACTGTTTGCTTctatattgattttattcttATAAAAAGTTGAAAACTAAAAGTTTTTCTTTATATTGTTCATCGCATCTGCTaaattgtttcttttcatgtttgacagaGTGATGAGCGGTGTTTCTACAGTTAAAATTAGAAGAAGGTCAGTTGGATCTATCTTGCTTCATAATTACCGTTCCgttttgtgtttaatttcttCTGTTTGGTTGTTTAATGATAAAAATCTTCgctaaaagaataaaaatttaCCTGTCAAATAGTTGTTTCCAGTATTCAATCAACATATGCATGTTCCTTTTCCATGCATCATTATTAGACTATAGTACTGTTACTTAATTTTTATCAAGTGCAGTCATGTTTGTCTTTGGTAACGTTATATCAGTAGATTTAATATGTTCTTTTCTGGGACAAAATCAAGTACATGAGAGAAAGATGGGATGGTCTATTCTTAATTTCCTATTTTGTGTAGTCTGACGTCAAATTCGACCCCTACGGGACAAGTTCAATCTTTTACTCTTCTATTATTTGACTTGATCCTTTCGTTCCTTACTGGACAAATTGGCCTCGCTGATACACGTTGCAATTTGGACGGGACTGTTTTTATTACTTCCAAGCATCAACAAAATCGCCATTGCTAAAATCTTCCATTCTGATGTTTCGTCTGAAATATTAGGGTAAtatgaacaaaataaaaacacacCAAAGTTATCAGTGATGCCTTATATGATTTTGTATTTATCTTGTTGCTCCACTACACTCAATTTAGCAAGAGCTatctatatgaagaaaaaatcATGCAACGAATGGGGTTCTTATTTGTACAAAGTGACACTTCAAACTTGGGTGAGAAACAAAAGCGTATCTTCTGCTTCAAATGTGTTCtgctcttttgtttttttttttgagaaatatcTGTTCTGCTCCAGAAAAAATGTAGGTTCATCAATTCATAAAATGCTTCAAATGGACGAGATTAGCTAATTCTAAACTACTACAAAAGTTGAGTTGCCGATCATGTAGTTAAATCTCTAATTATTCAATTTGCTGTAATTAAATGGCCCACTCAAAAACCCAAACCATCATCTACAGAGGGGTACAATTGTCTTTTCAGCGGATCTTTATTTTCAAAACATCAGTAATTTACGTATATCCGAGCATATCCGGGACTATTGAAACTTTATTAGCTCTAATATTCATCGGATTCGCTCGGAAATGCGTCGGAAAAGAATGAATACGAGCCGAGAACGTGACGAATACGCTCTCTCTAGTTAGCGAAAAAACTTTTTTACTCTTGTGTAATGCATACTGCTGCTATCAGGCCCAGCCTATAatacccgacccgacccaaaGGCTTAGTAGTACATAATCGGTATCGacacttttttcttcttcttgttgtaCGAAAGAAACAGCAGGACCATTAGAAGAAGAGATATACAAGCTAAAATGGCCAACACGATCGCCGGCGGGATTTCATCGGCAACTCCCAGGGTATCTCAGAGACCCATTTCACGATCTTCCCGGCGGTTTTCCACCGTCAAAATGACCGTCTCGCTCgacgagaagaagaagaatttcaCTCTTCAAAAATCCGAGGAGGCCTTCAATGCCGCCAAGGTACAATTCACTCCTCTACCTGTTTCGGATCGGTAGTCAGTTATTAACTTGTAGAGTTGGAATCAATCCTTGGGAATATGAGAGTGGAGCAGTTGGAACTAGTTGATATACAAACAAAAAGCAAGCACTACCGTCATCTACTTGAGGAACGAGGCAGTGAATAGGTTTGCCGTCATCGCAAAGGAAGAGAGTACAAGTAGCCAGTCTTGTTTAAGAGTTCATCGAATTGAACTTGCACATTCTCATTTAACTTACAGTTAAAAATTTAACCGATATTCTATTCGAATTTTACTTGGCAAATATAACCTATATTCTCGGTCAAAATCACTTTCACTTGCACAAGTATTTGCCTATTTGGTCAGTGAAGTCGTTTCGTTGAGAACGCCGAGAAACAAAACCATATTGGCACTTCATCACGGCAAAACAAAGAAGGTTCGGATTCTACACAAACTTCCTGTTTGGTTCTTCATCCCCAGGTCAGTGATCATCCTCATTGCATTTAAGCCGCTATAACCCTCTACAATAGCATAGCAAAGTGTTCATGATTTCTTGCAATGGCTGTAAAGCTCCGGCCTTTAGCTTTTTCTAAGAGAATCCCCATCTGGGTTTCTTCACGTTCTTAcctttcttcaatttcatgcGCCAAAACCATTGAAACTGACCCAGAAAACAATCCAGACCCACCTAATTTATCTGAATTTGAGCTAAATATTCAGTCTTTGAGGAACAAGCTTGTCCCTCAAAACCTGGTCCGGGTTTTGGATAACACTGATGATTTGAGCTCGGCAGTGAAGCTGTTCAAATGGGCCTCGCTCCAAAAACGGTTTAGCCACACCGCAGAAACGTATTATAAGATAGTTTTGAAACTGGGATTGGCTGGAAATGTTAAGGAAATGGAAGGGTTTTGTCACCATATGGTCAAAGATAGATGTCCTGGTGTTGAAGAAACTCTTTTGGAATTGATTGATGTGTTTGTTAGAAATGGTAGGCTAAGTGAGGCAATAAGGGTACTTGTGAATATGAAAGCAGGTGGAATTAGGGTCTCAGTTGAGACATTTAATGTTGTATTGGGTGCTCTTGTGAAGGAGAAGAGGGAATTTCGAGAGGTGGTGCTTGTTTATAAGGAGATGGTGAAGGCAGGGGTGTTGCCGACTGTTGAGACTTTGAACTTTTTGATGGAGGGTTTGTTGGAGACTGATCGGATTGAGTCGGCTTTGGATCAATATAGGATAATGAAAAAGAAGGGTTGCAATCCTAATAGTAGAACATTTGAGATAATTATACAGGCTCTTTTTACAAAAGGTCGTGTTGATGAAGCTGTTCTTGTTTTAAGTGAAATGTTTGAACTTGAATGTCAGCTTGACATGAGTTTCTATACATGCATTATCCCTTTGTTATGTGGGGAAAATAAAACAGCAGAGGGAATCAGATTGTTTGAAATGATGCGAGCTTCAAATGTTATGCCAAATTTGCTGATCTATGAAGTTCTATTACAGTGTTTATGCAAGCACCTATGTTTAGATGATTCGATAAAGGTTTTAGAAGACATGATAGAAGCTGGCACAATGCCACCCAGTAATGTGATTGTGGATGTAATGAATGTCTTTTGTACACTGGAAAGGATAGATGATGCTTTGAAGTTCTTGACAGATAAGCATATCCTTGAAACTTCTGCCTATAATGTGTTGCTTGAAGGTTTCTGCAATACTGGTAAAATTATCATAGCAAAAGATCTACTTGTGGAAATGTCCGAAAGAAATCTGGCTGATTGTAATTCTTGGAATATTCTCATTAGAAGCCTATGTGAGAATGCAAGGATGAAGGAAGTGTCTGAACTTCTTGATAAAATGGCGGTGCCATCTTCTATTCCTGATTGTGCTACATACTCAGCTCTTGTTCTTGGCAACTGCAGAATTAGCAATTACAGAAAAGCTCTTGATATGTTTTCTCACATTCGAGCCAAAGACTGGGTTTTGGATCCCACATCTTACTCTGAGCTTGTCAAAGGTCTTTGCCTTGTGGAATTGGCTTGTGAGGCTGCTGATGTGTTCTATTACATGTCTAGTAATGGATGCCCTCTCCAGTTGCCATCCTTCAATATGATGATCAAGGGTATTTGTGAGACAGGAAAGGTTGTTGAAGCAATAAGACTACAGAAACAGGCTTACTATTCTGGTACCTTCTATACAAGCTCAACTTACTCCACTATATTGGCAGGATTATCAAGATTTGACGAGACAAAAGAGCAGCTGGTTATCCTATCAAGAATGATGGTGGAGGGTTGCAATCTTGATTTGGACGCTTACTGCATCCTCATTCAAAGTATGAGTGTGCAGAATCGAGTAAAGGAATGTGCATTGCTTTTCAGCATGATGGTCAGTAAGGGTCTCGTACCTGATTCGGGGAGACTAGTTAGTCTATTATCTTGTATAGCCAAGCATTCTCAGTTGCACAGAGTTTTAGGTTCAattcaaaaattaattacCGATGGTGAAGCTCTAAATTCAACAGCCTACAACATCCTAATTTATGGCCTCTGGAAAGAGGGATATAGACATGACGCAAGCCAATTCTtggatataatgcttgaaaaGGGTTGGGTGCCAGATGCCAAGACCCATGCGTTGTTGATTGGGTCTGTTGTTAGTGATGAAGTAGACAGGAAACCACTGAACTATGATACTGCTAGTGTCCAAGATAATGTTGACAATATCCTTGCAGAGGGCTTAGATGCAACATGACAGAATTTTTCTTGTCATGTGGTAGTGAGGATTACTTCTCCATTAGTCGCATGGGAAGTTGTCATTCTGAACTCAAGTCAGCCATCCTCAGCCAAATTACTTAACCAGAATCCGGACATAATACACGAGCCCTGAACTCTGATGAGAAACTCTTGCCATTCTAGTGACTAATGGAGTCTACAGAGTACAGAGTGCATTTGTCTTCATCAATCCACACTCTACTATTGGAGTTGTGGTATCCACATTCTGGGGTAGGACACTCAAAGAGATATTGACGAGAATCAACTAATCAGGTCTATATAGGTTGTACTTGCTCATATTTTCTTCAGAAACTCTACTTTGTAAATGTGATTAATGTGTggcttgattttattttcaggCAGTGTTTGACAATAGTAGGGTTGCATCTCTGCTAGCGTTTTGTCTTTTTGCTTGATAATATTATAGCACAGAAGTTCAGATAGAACTGTGCTGAAATTTACTATCAACTTATTATGATTGAGTCAGTTGGTTGTTTTTTTCGccttatgttttgtttttgatacGTTCTTGGCCTTATGTTGGCATCGTTGAGTTCCCATTTTCTTTCTATTGTCTATGGTATAATCAAGGGATACGCTAACTTTTATAACCCACTATCAGTCTGCAACtgcattttctttttggtttttatgCTTTCTAGGGTACAGAATAGCCAAGAGGTCAAGAAGGCTACCATTTGTGACTACTCCTAGAACCATAATTTTTGCGAACAATAGAACCTCCAAGTCTGCCTTGTGAATGAAGTTGATAGCAGTTTGATTCTTCATGCTTCATTAAATATTCTGCACATGCATATATGAAGTTTTAAGTCAGAAGGACCATTACTGAACATTTTAAGCCTTTTGCACCTTCTTCCTGGTTTCTTAGTAGTAGGTTATAAAGGCATACGGTTTTGGAATGGTTATACTTTGAAGGGTATACTGCATCTTGTTACTCTGCTTTCTTCAATTCAAGGTCAAAGACCTGGCAAGCAATTTTTGGATGCTGTAATGGATTGGTTACTGCATCTGGTACTTGTTTTCTATCAGTTGTTTCACAGTAGgattatctttctcttctctcttgttACTCTTCACTTGTTACACTATTTCTGTTTGTATGGACCTCTTGCGAGCAACGATCCATTTTGCTTTGGGATTTCAATAAAGATTAGCTGGTTGATCTATTCGTACTTATTGATTTGCCTCAGAGATACCTCTTGTTCTTAACTTGAGAACCAGCCTTgtgcagaaagaaaaaatgataATCCAGAAGAACCCAGAGGTTTCCATACATTAATAATCAGACTCTACAAATGCTATAAAATTGCTGCAGATCGAATGATATCTCCTcaaatagaaacacataaacaGCTGAAACAACACAGgctaaaaaaaatacacagTCGAAAATCCACTAACAAATTCTCACTCTTCAGCCTTAATGAGGTTGCTTAGAATCCAAGTCTCCATTAGCTTCTTTATTAGACAATGCAGTCGGCGCGCCATTGGAGGAACCAGACACCTGGTCCGCCGCCGGTCTAGGCTgcgcggcggcggcggagagTATCACAAACCGGTCCAAGGCCTCGCGGGCGCGCTTCCTGGCGGCGGCGGCCTCGCGGACTTTGCGGTCGGCCTCGGCGCGTGCGAAAGCGACGGCCTTGGACATGGAGTTGGCGGCGATGGTGGCGGCGCAGAGGAGGACGGCGGCGAGGCGCTTGTCGAGGGTGTTGTTGTTGGTATCGAGGCGGAAGAAGGAGAAGTTGggggcggaggaggaggagcaggGAGGGCAGAGGAAGGGGGAGGGGGAGAAGGCGGCGTAGGGAGGGAGGCAGTCGGGGTGGGAGAGGGAGGGGCACTTTGAGCACGAGACTAGGTTGGGGGCATTTTGGGGATTTTGGTGGAAGAGGAAGCAGAAGGGGCAGAAGCTTCCCGGGTGGAGGCGGAGGACGCAGGAGGTGCAGAGGCGGCGGAGGACGGCGCGGTAACGGACGTTGTGTAGGATCCAGCCTTTCTTGGTGCCGCAGTTGCTGCACTCTTCTCCTCTTGCGGCTGACCCCGGTGGGGCTACGACGGTGCCGTTGGGAGTGGGGTTGTTGGAATTAGGGTTCTTCTTcattgtgtttttgttttggagggagaaactgagaaacaagagaagaagaagaagaagaagaagaagaagaagaagaagaagaaggaggtgAAGTAGTCAAAGTTGGAAGCCAAGtctttttgtttggttttccGAGAAGTAATAAGGATGTGTGGGCCCGGAAAAAGTACCGTATCGTGttatcagaaattcagaatctCCGAAGcggtaaaattattttacctCGTTAACAGAACAGTTGTAGAAAGTCTCCGTTTCAAAAAATGCAAGAGGGATCACTAATCTTACAGGATTAGAAATTACTGGtgagtttcacctatgagtaATGCTAAGCTCTTTACTTTACAAATTATTACTAATTCACAAAGTCTTCTTATAGTAGCTAAATCACCAATCAGTGATCAATTATACTTGGGAAAgcgttttctttctttacttACTAGTAATTATTTTTACTGATCGGACCTCCAATGATCATGTTCGTTCCAGATTTTCACTTTTTACGGCTGATTGCCTGATTCACGTCCTTCAGGAGTTCATCTACAAACTTGTTAGACGTTGTCCTCGACGATGCTAGCAATGGTTCTATGGATGCTTCCTCTTGCGACTGTATTCACTGTAAACCAAGGTGTTAATCAAGTTTGTAACAAGTCTAAATCTGCTGTTGCTTGGAGAAAAAATTCACTCACACTGTATTCAAAGTTCATATAAAGTCTTAAAGAAGATATGGTACACCCTATAATTTGCAAGCTAAGATTAATATATCTCAGCTGCAGAAGCGGCATTCACAATACTATGACAGTAAGACTACATGTACCAGATGTTTCGCATCCACAGTTCCAACTTTCATAACCTTAAGCTAAACTATAACATACTACCTCAACTAACACTGATAATTTACCAGACGCGCTACTGCTTTTCAACTTTGTTGGAAACCCAGTTTAGCAAAGCTACTCAAAAGAACTGATAATTACAAAAGTACAAGTATTACATACATTCCTTGACTTCTTATTAAAACTGAGTAACCAGCTCCCTGCAGTTCCACTTGACGCTGGTTCAGAATGGGGTGCCTCTTGTTCTCTGATACAATCCCCTATTAACATGAACCAAGGAAAAGGAAGCACATCaatcattaatatatatatatatcccatCCAATTACACCATATGATATAAAAAGACACACGGTCAAATCTGATATGTAAACGCCTTCGAGTCACAGACCAACATCAGGGAACTCTAACTTAAGATACAGCACAACGGCTTGCCTACAAATGCACATCAACAATTCAGCATGTCACTGTGACCATTTACCATTAATAACAGAGGTTTACTATCAGGCTCTCACACCAACTTGTATGAGAGCCTGATAATTTACAAGATTAAACATAGAAGCCAGACCTGCAAAATGAGTTTGTATGTTGCTAAAGAACAGACACAAATCAATAAGCCAGTAAAATCACATAGGCAGTTAAACAACCATGTTTTTACTAGCTTATTGGCAATTGCTATTACAGCACGTGATAATTGCATACAATTGAAGCATTAAACGTTTTCAAAGAAAGTTATACTTACAACGGTTAATACTCTAGTAGTATTTCTTTGCAAGTGGACTTGTTGTGCCCAAGACCCTTGCATCTGCTACACTGGAGCTGACGCTTATTCATTTCCTGTGGTCCATATTTCTTGGTAGTTGGCCGTCCTGGTGGGCGGCGGGTTGGAGGAGGGCTTACTGTTACTGCTACCTGAGAAGTAGTTTTTGTCACAGGAATGTCTACTTGTGGAATGGGATGTATTGACTCTGAGTATGTCAATCTGTAGTTGTCAGTTGTAAAGAATCGTGAACAATAATCATATGGGTTCCGACCCGTACAACCAATGACAGCAATTGCATGACAGCATGGTAAACCAGTTAACTGCCACCCTTTACAACTACAGTTCCAGCAATCTACATCAACAACTTCGATAGAGTCACCACGAACCTCAAATGTGCTACCAGCTGAGAGTAGCACTTGGAGGTTTTGGACTTTAACGGTTTCCTTTTCTAGCTTTTCCTCCATGGATGGAGTTAGCCTTGTCAACCATTGATCAGAATCTGCTCTTCTTTTGTAGATCAAGTCCATAATCTTACCCCTAATCACATCAACCATCTGAGTTATTGGTAGCTCATGTGCATCTGATGCCCAACTGTAAAACAGCTCTCCAAAATTAGATGTCATATGATTATATCTGGCACCCTTAAAATATGCATTCGCCCAGTTGTAAGGCTCACTTTGTACTATCCAATTGTAAGCTTCTAATGAGATACTCTTGATGCTCTCAAGACACCTTTGGAAGTTATCAGGAGTAGGTGCATAAGCCGCAGCATAGAAATCCTCAACCATGAGTCGCTTAACCTCGTGTGAGAATTGCCCTTTCAAGTCTCTGATAAGTTGCTCAGTCAAGTATCGCAGGCAAAAGCCATGGTATGAGTCTTTGAATATTTCAGCAATTGATTCCCTCAACCCCTTCTGTCTGTCTGCCACAAAAGTTATTGGACAAGAAGTTGAAAATGAGGACTTCAGCTGTAGTAAAAACCAATTCCAGTTATCATCACTTTCTGCATCCACAACAGCGAAAGCAACAGGGAAAACCCCAT contains:
- the LOC126799725 gene encoding pentatricopeptide repeat-containing protein At3g53700, chloroplastic-like, producing MAVKLRPLAFSKRIPIWVSSRSYLSSISCAKTIETDPENNPDPPNLSEFELNIQSLRNKLVPQNLVRVLDNTDDLSSAVKLFKWASLQKRFSHTAETYYKIVLKLGLAGNVKEMEGFCHHMVKDRCPGVEETLLELIDVFVRNGRLSEAIRVLVNMKAGGIRVSVETFNVVLGALVKEKREFREVVLVYKEMVKAGVLPTVETLNFLMEGLLETDRIESALDQYRIMKKKGCNPNSRTFEIIIQALFTKGRVDEAVLVLSEMFELECQLDMSFYTCIIPLLCGENKTAEGIRLFEMMRASNVMPNLLIYEVLLQCLCKHLCLDDSIKVLEDMIEAGTMPPSNVIVDVMNVFCTLERIDDALKFLTDKHILETSAYNVLLEGFCNTGKIIIAKDLLVEMSERNLADCNSWNILIRSLCENARMKEVSELLDKMAVPSSIPDCATYSALVLGNCRISNYRKALDMFSHIRAKDWVLDPTSYSELVKGLCLVELACEAADVFYYMSSNGCPLQLPSFNMMIKGICETGKVVEAIRLQKQAYYSGTFYTSSTYSTILAGLSRFDETKEQLVILSRMMVEGCNLDLDAYCILIQSMSVQNRVKECALLFSMMVSKGLVPDSGRLVSLLSCIAKHSQLHRVLGSIQKLITDGEALNSTAYNILIYGLWKEGYRHDASQFLDIMLEKGWVPDAKTHALLIGSVVSDEVDRKPLNYDTASVQDNVDNILAEGLDAT
- the LOC126799743 gene encoding uncharacterized protein LOC126799743, encoding MKKNPNSNNPTPNGTVVAPPGSAARGEECSNCGTKKGWILHNVRYRAVLRRLCTSCVLRLHPGSFCPFCFLFHQNPQNAPNLVSCSKCPSLSHPDCLPPYAAFSPSPFLCPPCSSSSAPNFSFFRLDTNNNTLDKRLAAVLLCAATIAANSMSKAVAFARAEADRKVREAAAARKRAREALDRFVILSAAAAQPRPAADQVSGSSNGAPTALSNKEANGDLDSKQPH